Part of the Cloacibacterium caeni genome is shown below.
GCTCTCCTAAATCTCCCCAAATCCCTGTAACGCCTTGATTTAATAAGTCTTTGTAAATGTTTTTGAACCAAGAATTTCCTTTTTGGCTGTAAATGTCAATCAAACCAGTGTGCCCGAAATAAAAATCGTACATAAATGCTTTTCCCTCGTTGTTTTTTGCCAAAATATCTTTGTCAAGAGCTTCTTGATAACGCGAAGAAGTATTCACCACGAAAGGTTCGGTGATGAGAATGGTTTCTACGTTGTTTTTTCTCAAATCATCAATCATTTGTTGAGGTTTTGGGAAATTATCTTTGTCCCAAGCGAAATTTCCGAGTGTTCCTTGAATAGATTTTCCGAACCAATATAAATCTAAAATCACTGCATCAACAGGAATTTTTTCTGCTCTAAATTTTTCGATGGTTTCCACGGTTTGTTGTTGCGTGTGATACCCAAATTTACTCGAAAAATTCCCTAAACTCCATCTTGGAAGCATCGGTTGTTTTCCTGTTAAATCTGTGTAATTTTTAACCAAATCTTCCCAAGAATTTCCTGAAATGACTTGATACACTTTTCTTCCAGAAACCGTTTCGTAAGTCAATGAATTGTCTTTTTTGCTGTCCAAATCGAGGTAACCAATAGGAGCATTGTCAAAATGAATCAAATATTTTTTACTTGAAACTACAATTGGCATCGTGAAATTGAGCAATGGAGCGTGAGTTTCAAAACCGTAATGAGCACGATTGTAGAGCATTAGTCTATTTCCTCGGCGATTCATTCCGAGCGCTCTTGCTCCAGCTCCATATAAAACTTCGTCTGGAGAAAGATTGAAATTTAAAGTTTCAAAATTTTGTGGATGATTATTGATTTCGCCGTTTTCATAAGTTCCGTAACCGTTTTTTTCAGAAATCAAGAGTTCATCACCTTTGTAATAAGAAATTTGAAAAGGCACTTTTTGAATTTTTACTGTAATTCCAGATGTTTCAATCCATGCAAAACCTCTGGTTTCTCTGAAGTTGTATTTTACATCTTTTGGTGAAAGAATTACGGCGTGAGAATTTTCTGTAAGTGTTTGATTTTTTGGGATAAAAGCCGTTTCTACCATTTCTGGCGTGTAGAATTTCACTTGATATAATCCATCATTGACAGAAATTTCGGCGGTGTTATTTTTAAATTCAATTTTTTGAAAAAATCTTTGATTATTTTGTGCAAAAAGATTGGTTGCCAAGAAAAGCAACAAAAATCTGAAAAGGTTTTTCATCTTCTAGAGCATTTAAATTTGTTAGCGTAAAGGTAAGGAAATTTAAATTTAAAAATTTATGAAATTTATCTTGAATTTTTCTCTCGCAGATTAAGCAAATTAGACTGATTTTAAATTCTAATCATCTGCTTAATTTGAAAAATCAGTGAGAGATTATATTGTAATTTCAAATTCAAAAATTCTCTATCTTTGCACCATGATACGCATTACTAAAATTTTCACCTTCGAGACGGCGCATGTTTTGTATAACTATGACGGCAAATGCAAAAATATGCACGGACATTCTTACAAGCTTTTTGTTACCGTAAAAGGAACTCCTATTAATGACATCAATAACGTGAAAAACGGAATGGTGGTGGATTTTGGAGATATCAAAAAAATTGTAAAAGAGGAAATTGTAGATGTTTGGGATCATGCGGTTTTATTGAATGCTTTGACACCGCACAAAGAATTGGGAGAAGATTTGGCTCAAAAAGGACATAAAGTAATTGAGTGTAATTACCAACCGACTTGCGAAAATATGCTCTACGAAATTGCCGAAAAAATTAAGAATAAATTGCCTTCTCACGTTCAATTGGCGTATCTGAAACTCCACGAAACCGAAAATTCTTACGGAGAATGGTTTGCGGAAGAAAACAGTTAATGTGCTAATTTGATGATGAGATAATGAGATAATTTTTTACTTTGAACCTTGAAACTCGAACCTTGAAACAAATAAAATTACAGCCTAATAAAAAAATCTATTTTGCGTCTGATCAGCATTTTGGTGCGCCAACTCCAGAGTTGAGTAAGCCAAGAGAAGCTAAATTTTTAGCATGGTTAGACGAAATAAAACAAGATGCGCAAGTTCTGTTTTTGATGGGCGATTTGTTTGATTTTTGGCACGAATGGAAATATGTAGTTCCGAAGGGTTACGTGAGGATTCTAGGAAAATTAGCCGAACTGAAAGATAGTGGAATTGACATTTATTTCTTCGTAGGTAACCATGATTTATGGATGAAAGATTATTTGGAAGAGGAAATCGGCATTCCGGTTTTTTTTGAAAAACAATATTATGAAGTTTCTGGGAAAAACTTTCTTTTAGCGCATGGAGACGGACTTGGACCAGGCGATAAAGGTTATAAGAGAATGAAAAAACTCTTTACTAATCCTATTGCGCAATGGTTTTTTAAGTGGCTTCATCCTGATATTGCGATGAAAATTGCGATTTATTTTTCTACCAAAAATAAGATGATTAGTGGAGTAGAAGACATGAAGTTTTTAGGCGAGGACAAAGAATTTCTCATCATTTATTCTAAAGAAAAATTGAAGTCTGAAAATTTAGATAACTTCGTTTACGGTCATCGTCATTTGCCTATGATTATAGATTTGAAAGTTGATGGAAAGGAAGCGAAATACATAAATCTAGGTGATTGGATTTCGTATTTTACGTATGGTGTTTTTGATGGAGAGGAATTTAAAATATTGAAACACGGAGACACAGAGAATGCACAGAGCACACAGGAATAAAAAGCTTTTGCAAACTTTGTAAGTCCGTGGTTTAAAGAAATACGGAGACACAGAAAATAACAGAAAGCACAAAATTAATTCTCTGTGGGCGCTGTGAAAAACTCAATGTCTCTGTGGCTAAAAAAATAATATAGTATGCACGAAAACGAAATTTCTAAAATTATTTTTGATTTGGGACTAAAAATTCATAAAAATCTTGGTCTTGGACTTTTGGAAAGTGCTTATGAAGAATGCTTATTTTATGAAATTTCAAAAGCTGGATTATTTGTAGAAAAACAAAAACCAATGCCATTAATCTACGAAGAAGTGAAATTAGATATTGGCTATAGAATTGACTTATTAGTTGAAAAAAGCGTTGTAATAGAAGTGAAATCCGGTGAAGCACTAAACGATGTGCATCTTGCTCAAGTTTTAACTTATTTAAAATTAAGCGGTTGTAGATTGGGATTACTTATTAATTTTAATACTAACTTATTTAAAAACGGTTACAGAAGAATATTGAACGGAAATGTTTCCTTATAATAACTCTGTGAACTCCATATAAAATCTCTGTATCTCTGTGTTTAAAAATATTTTCAATATAAAATCTGAAGCAGATTTCCAAGCGGCATGTTTGGAAACATTTCTCTATCAGTACGAAAATGTAGAAGTTTACCGAAAATTTGTAGATTTTTTAGGTAAAAATCCTTCGGAAATTAAAGAAATAAAAGATATTCCGTTTTTACCAATCGAAATGTTTAAAAACCATTTGGTATTAGACAAAGTCTTCGTGAACTTCGTTCGTAAACCTTCGGTTTATGCTCAGACTGACAAACCTTTAAGTTATTTTCAAAGTTCGGGAACGACTCAGATTCAGACGCGTTCTAAACATTATATTGCAGATTTTAACCTTTACGAAGAAAGTATTTATAAGAGTTTTGAGCAGTTTATAGGGAAACCAGAAGATTATATTTTCTTAGGATTATTGCCCAATTATTCAGAAAATCCGTATTCTTCATTGATTTATATGGTAGATTTTTTGATGAAAAAGTCTGGAAAGCCAGAAAACGGATATTTTCT
Proteins encoded:
- a CDS encoding GxxExxY protein, producing MHENEISKIIFDLGLKIHKNLGLGLLESAYEECLFYEISKAGLFVEKQKPMPLIYEEVKLDIGYRIDLLVEKSVVIEVKSGEALNDVHLAQVLTYLKLSGCRLGLLINFNTNLFKNGYRRILNGNVSL
- a CDS encoding glycoside hydrolase family 31 protein, which gives rise to MKNLFRFLLLFLATNLFAQNNQRFFQKIEFKNNTAEISVNDGLYQVKFYTPEMVETAFIPKNQTLTENSHAVILSPKDVKYNFRETRGFAWIETSGITVKIQKVPFQISYYKGDELLISEKNGYGTYENGEINNHPQNFETLNFNLSPDEVLYGAGARALGMNRRGNRLMLYNRAHYGFETHAPLLNFTMPIVVSSKKYLIHFDNAPIGYLDLDSKKDNSLTYETVSGRKVYQVISGNSWEDLVKNYTDLTGKQPMLPRWSLGNFSSKFGYHTQQQTVETIEKFRAEKIPVDAVILDLYWFGKSIQGTLGNFAWDKDNFPKPQQMIDDLRKNNVETILITEPFVVNTSSRYQEALDKDILAKNNEGKAFMYDFYFGHTGLIDIYSQKGNSWFKNIYKDLLNQGVTGIWGDLGEPEVHPSTILHGNGKNGDQVHNIYGMDWAKLVKESFAETSPNSRPFILMRAGYSGAQRNGLVPWSGDVSRSWGGLQSQPDIALQMGLQGIAFMHSDLGGFAGKNEDDELYARWLQYGVFNPIYRPHADENVPSEPVYRSEKAKILAKKAIELRYALLPYNYNLVFQNHKNGTPLMRPLFFEEPENQKLYTYNTAYFWGKDFLISPILNKGQKEQTVYFPKNSDWVNFYTDVKISGGTTQTFVTEEDKIPTFIRAGSIIPMAKPMQSTKEYDGNSLILHYYFDEKVKETQLKLYNDDGLQNGAYEKGQFEMMEFEAETNGKTITFELDNEVGANFSAKSKNIELVIHHVSKNPNSVKAGCKKLEYTYDSEKKTLKVNLVWDSAKESKVKIKLHI
- a CDS encoding UDP-2,3-diacylglucosamine diphosphatase, producing the protein MKQIKLQPNKKIYFASDQHFGAPTPELSKPREAKFLAWLDEIKQDAQVLFLMGDLFDFWHEWKYVVPKGYVRILGKLAELKDSGIDIYFFVGNHDLWMKDYLEEEIGIPVFFEKQYYEVSGKNFLLAHGDGLGPGDKGYKRMKKLFTNPIAQWFFKWLHPDIAMKIAIYFSTKNKMISGVEDMKFLGEDKEFLIIYSKEKLKSENLDNFVYGHRHLPMIIDLKVDGKEAKYINLGDWISYFTYGVFDGEEFKILKHGDTENAQSTQE
- the queD gene encoding 6-carboxytetrahydropterin synthase QueD — protein: MIRITKIFTFETAHVLYNYDGKCKNMHGHSYKLFVTVKGTPINDINNVKNGMVVDFGDIKKIVKEEIVDVWDHAVLLNALTPHKELGEDLAQKGHKVIECNYQPTCENMLYEIAEKIKNKLPSHVQLAYLKLHETENSYGEWFAEENS